The Xiphias gladius isolate SHS-SW01 ecotype Sanya breed wild chromosome 4, ASM1685928v1, whole genome shotgun sequence genome includes a window with the following:
- the LOC120788655 gene encoding high choriolytic enzyme 1-like isoform X1: MLLLVFICVSAVGGVPVSPSQDAATPVSGDVTVTSMLDAPRAKSTGSPKGRVAATPVNDTHNATSPAPGVTVSILLDPAQRVSAETLEELQEDRAVQEGDILISEDRNAVETLWPDATVPYTISDELADRESNIHAAFKMISDFTCLRFRRHTTELNYLKFLNGKGCASFVGCRGGPQAVYYARSCSVGNLCHEIVHALGLHHEHTRTDRDQYITVQWQSIMPGTQKNFKKRRGNTLNLPYDLNSIMHYGHYFFSRDGSPTVLPKQGGEQMGQRTHLSQLDVQRLNVLYHCDERMKSL; encoded by the exons ATGCTGCTCCTGGTCTTCATCTGCGTGTCGGCAG TCGGCGGCGTCCCCGTCAGTCCATCCCAGGATGCTGCCACTCCTGTCTCAG GTGACGTTACTGTCACGTCTATGCTCGACGCGCCTCGGGCAAAATCTACAGGATCTCCTAAAGGTAG aGTCGCTGCCACCCCTGTGAATGACACCCACAATGCGACTAGCCCTGCTCCAG GTGTGACTGTTTCCATCCTGCTTGATCCGGCACAGAGAGTCAGTGCAGAAACCTTAGAAg AGCTTCAAGAAGACAGGGCCGTCCAAGAGGGAGACATTTTGATTTCG GAGGACAGGAATGCTGTGGAGACCCTGTGGCCGGACGCCACCGTGCCTTACACCATCAGCGACGAGCTGG CTGATCGAGAGTCAAACATCCACGCCGCCTTCAAAATGATATCAGATTTCACGTGCCTTCGCTTCCGGAGACACACCACGGAGCTGAACTACCTGAAGTTCCTGAACGGCAAAGG CTGCGCGTCCTTCGTCGGCTGTCGAGGAGGACCCCAGGCGGTGTATTACGCTCGGTCCTGTAGCGTGGGGAACCTTTGCCATGAGATCGTCCACGCACTGGGACTGCATCATGAACACACCCGCACGGACCGGGATCAATACATCACTGTGCAGTGGCAGAGCATCATGCCAG ggacacAAAAGAACTTCAAGAAGAGACGAGGCAACACACTGAACCTGCCATACGACCTCAACTCCATTATGCACTACGGCCA CTACTTTTTCAGCCGAGACGGAAGTCCCACCGTGTTGCCCAAGCAGGGCGGGGAGCAGATGGGTCAGAGGACACACCTCAGCCAGCTGGACGTGCAGAGGCTGAACGTGCTCTACCACTGTG acGAGCGGATGAAATCGCTGTGA
- the LOC120788655 gene encoding high choriolytic enzyme 1-like isoform X2, giving the protein MLLLVFICVSAVGGVPVSPSQDAATPVSGDVTVTSMLDAPRAKSTGSPKVAATPVNDTHNATSPAPGVTVSILLDPAQRVSAETLEELQEDRAVQEGDILISEDRNAVETLWPDATVPYTISDELADRESNIHAAFKMISDFTCLRFRRHTTELNYLKFLNGKGCASFVGCRGGPQAVYYARSCSVGNLCHEIVHALGLHHEHTRTDRDQYITVQWQSIMPGTQKNFKKRRGNTLNLPYDLNSIMHYGHYFFSRDGSPTVLPKQGGEQMGQRTHLSQLDVQRLNVLYHCDERMKSL; this is encoded by the exons ATGCTGCTCCTGGTCTTCATCTGCGTGTCGGCAG TCGGCGGCGTCCCCGTCAGTCCATCCCAGGATGCTGCCACTCCTGTCTCAG GTGACGTTACTGTCACGTCTATGCTCGACGCGCCTCGGGCAAAATCTACAGGATCTCCTAAAG TCGCTGCCACCCCTGTGAATGACACCCACAATGCGACTAGCCCTGCTCCAG GTGTGACTGTTTCCATCCTGCTTGATCCGGCACAGAGAGTCAGTGCAGAAACCTTAGAAg AGCTTCAAGAAGACAGGGCCGTCCAAGAGGGAGACATTTTGATTTCG GAGGACAGGAATGCTGTGGAGACCCTGTGGCCGGACGCCACCGTGCCTTACACCATCAGCGACGAGCTGG CTGATCGAGAGTCAAACATCCACGCCGCCTTCAAAATGATATCAGATTTCACGTGCCTTCGCTTCCGGAGACACACCACGGAGCTGAACTACCTGAAGTTCCTGAACGGCAAAGG CTGCGCGTCCTTCGTCGGCTGTCGAGGAGGACCCCAGGCGGTGTATTACGCTCGGTCCTGTAGCGTGGGGAACCTTTGCCATGAGATCGTCCACGCACTGGGACTGCATCATGAACACACCCGCACGGACCGGGATCAATACATCACTGTGCAGTGGCAGAGCATCATGCCAG ggacacAAAAGAACTTCAAGAAGAGACGAGGCAACACACTGAACCTGCCATACGACCTCAACTCCATTATGCACTACGGCCA CTACTTTTTCAGCCGAGACGGAAGTCCCACCGTGTTGCCCAAGCAGGGCGGGGAGCAGATGGGTCAGAGGACACACCTCAGCCAGCTGGACGTGCAGAGGCTGAACGTGCTCTACCACTGTG acGAGCGGATGAAATCGCTGTGA
- the LOC120789381 gene encoding hydroxycarboxylic acid receptor 2-like yields the protein MANASVPTYQLIEDCEATNKALYKCYAAVMIVIFILALPLNISVLHLFIFKLKFWKSKSNNIFLFNLVLADILLLFCLPIKAHNFIHGERRSGNETVCKAMLFMLFLNRGASIAFLTVTSIDRYFNVVHPSRKNLLRALKKSPQISVLIWLLLLPLTIPTMLRNFDCCNSHKTDTDNMDPTRMKVMSVY from the coding sequence ATGGCAAACGCCAGTGTGCCCACTTACCAACTCATCGAAGACTGCGAAGCCACAAACAAGGCACTGTATAAATGCTATGCAGCTGTCATGATTGTGATTTTCATCTTGGCTTTGCCTCTGAACATATCTGTCCTCCACCTTTTTATATTCAAGCTGAAGTTCTGGAAATCCAAAAGCAATAACATCTTCCTTTTCAACCTGGTGCTGGCTGAcattctgctgctcttctgtttGCCCATAAAGGCACATAACTTCATCCacggagagaggaggagtgggaaCGAAACGGTCTGCAAAGCCATGctcttcatgttgtttttaaaccgAGGAGCCAGCATCGCCTTCCTAACAGTGACTTCCATCGATCGATATTTTAACGTGGTGCACCCCAGTCGAAAGAATCTTCTGAGAGCCCTCAAGAAATCCCCTCAGATCTCTGTCCTCATCTGgctgctgcttctgcctctCACCATTCCCACCATGCTCAGGAACTTTGACTGCTGCAACAGCCACAAAACCGACACAGACAACATGGATCCTACCAGGATGAAGGTAATGTCTGTATACTGA
- the gpr31 gene encoding LOW QUALITY PROTEIN: 12-(S)-hydroxy-5,8,10,14-eicosatetraenoic acid receptor (The sequence of the model RefSeq protein was modified relative to this genomic sequence to represent the inferred CDS: inserted 1 base in 1 codon) yields MANASVPTYQLIEDCEATNKALYKCYAAVMIVIFILALPLNISVLHXFIFKLKFWKSKSNNIFLFNLVLADILLLFCLPIKAHNFIHGERRSGNETVCKAMLFMLFLNRGASIAFLTVTSIDRYFNVVHPSRKNLLRALKKSPQISVLIWLLLLPLTIPTMLRNFDCCNSHKTDTDNMDPTRMKDVVDSMREAVFFTQILIPFVILVYCTVHIVNRLRKKTIGDKTKLRRAVFLVTSVIVVFSFCFLPCTIARMVLLIVRIQDLSEVYQDKAAVVFDGLMVLSYMDCLLDPLVYCFCSTKFKALYLSNYFPFLLRGEPVPVDSSTGHTPHPTRNTVI; encoded by the exons ATGGCAAACGCCAGTGTGCCCACTTACCAACTCATCGAAGACTGCGAAGCCACAAACAAGGCACTGTATAAATGCTATGCAGCTGTCATGATTGTGATTTTCATCTTGGCTTTGCCTCTGAACATATCTGTCCTCC CTTTTATATTCAAGCTGAAGTTCTGGAAATCCAAAAGCAATAACATCTTCCTTTTCAACCTGGTGCTGGCTGAcattctgctgctcttctgtttGCCCATAAAGGCACATAACTTCATCCacggagagaggaggagtgggaaCGAAACGGTCTGCAAAGCCATGctcttcatgttgtttttaaaccgAGGAGCCAGCATCGCCTTCCTAACAGTGACTTCCATCGATCGATATTTTAACGTGGTGCACCCCAGTCGAAAGAATCTTCTGAGAGCCCTCAAGAAATCCCCTCAGATCTCTGTCCTCATCTGgctgctgcttctgcctctCACCATTCCCACCATGCTCAGGAACTTTGACTGCTGCAACAGCCACAAAACCGACACAGACAACATGGATCCTACCAGGATGAAG gACGTGGTGGACAGTATGAGGGAGGCGGTCTTCTTTACTCAGATCCTCATCCCCTTTGTCATCCTGGTCTACTGCACAGTGCACATCGTCAACCGGCTCAGGAAGAAAACAATTGGGGATAAGACCAAGCTGAGGAGAGCAGTTTTTCTGGTGACCTCCGTCATAGTGGTCTTCTCCTTCTGCTTCCTCCCCTGCACCATTGCCAGGATGGTTCTGCTGATCGTCCGGATCCAAGATTTGAGTGAGGTCTACCAGGACAAAGCTGCTGTGGTCTTCGATGGCCTCATGGTCCTCTCTTACATGGACTGTCTACTGGATCCACTGGTCTACTGCTTCTGTAGCACCAAGTTTAAAGCTCTTTATCTCTCCAATTATTTCCCCTTCTTACTGAGGGGAGAGCCAGTGCCAGTGGATAGCTCCACAGGACACACACCGCATCCTACGCGCAATACTGTCATTTGA